In the genome of bacterium, one region contains:
- a CDS encoding glycosyltransferase family 2 protein, which translates to MNKKPTISIIIFALNEEDSLKLTVEEVISAIDDKFSNYEIFIFDDGSSDKTGIIADELSFKNSNIKVIHNIKTMGIGYNYRKGVELAKNDYVIWFPGDNALSLESIERVLNNKDKADIIIPYSINPDLRPLLRRIISKTFVLGLNLLFGLRLKYYNGVVLYKREVIRSISISTDSFAFQAEAIIKLVKKGYSYIEVGYITKERQYGKTKIFQLKNIINVFKVIISLIWEIYIIQSKREKRN; encoded by the coding sequence ATGAATAAAAAACCTACAATATCTATAATTATTTTTGCTTTGAATGAGGAGGATTCGCTTAAACTTACTGTAGAAGAGGTTATCTCTGCAATTGATGATAAATTTAGTAATTATGAGATATTTATATTTGATGATGGAAGCTCTGATAAAACAGGAATTATAGCAGATGAGCTTTCTTTTAAAAATTCAAATATTAAGGTTATACACAATATAAAAACTATGGGCATAGGATACAATTACAGGAAAGGGGTTGAATTAGCAAAAAATGATTATGTAATATGGTTTCCAGGGGATAATGCTTTATCTTTAGAATCAATAGAAAGGGTGTTAAATAATAAAGACAAAGCAGATATTATTATTCCATACTCCATAAATCCTGATCTCAGGCCTTTATTAAGACGAATAATTTCTAAAACCTTTGTTTTGGGGTTAAATCTTTTATTTGGACTTAGATTAAAATATTATAATGGGGTAGTTCTTTACAAAAGAGAGGTTATTCGCTCTATTTCCATATCCACGGATAGCTTTGCCTTTCAAGCTGAAGCCATAATTAAATTAGTCAAAAAAGGATACAGTTATATAGAAGTAGGTTATATTACAAAAGAAAGACAATATGGCAAAACAAAGATATTTCAGCTAAAGAATATTATTAATGTATTTAAGGTAATAATTAGTCTTATTTGGGAAATCTATATTATTCAGAGTAAGAGGGAAAAAAGAAATTGA
- a CDS encoding class I SAM-dependent methyltransferase, translating to MKEITNEYELWKGYSPQQKVKPSQLGPHTSFQLKFSPRHILFSLSRYKFAAKMIGENKTILELGCGDGFGSITLSEFAKSFTGVDFDEEMIRWAKKNLTNEKRRYINDNFLGKRYGQFDAVVSLDVIEHIYPENEGLFFKTLSDNIVHNGIVIVSTPNIETQRFSKEFIRGAHVNLYNAESLKEAMNRFFHNVFIFSMNDEMIHTGYWPMAHCYVALGCYKK from the coding sequence ACCCCAACAAAAGGTAAAGCCCTCTCAGCTGGGTCCACATACTTCTTTTCAGCTTAAATTTTCACCAAGGCACATATTATTTTCTCTCTCAAGGTATAAGTTTGCCGCCAAAATGATCGGAGAGAACAAAACAATTTTGGAACTGGGATGTGGAGATGGTTTTGGCAGTATTACTCTAAGTGAGTTTGCCAAGAGTTTTACTGGGGTTGATTTTGATGAAGAGATGATACGCTGGGCGAAGAAGAATTTAACTAATGAGAAAAGAAGGTATATAAACGATAACTTTCTGGGGAAAAGATATGGCCAATTTGATGCTGTAGTTAGCTTGGATGTGATAGAACATATCTATCCTGAAAATGAAGGGCTTTTTTTTAAGACTTTATCTGATAATATTGTTCATAATGGAATTGTCATAGTTAGCACACCCAATATTGAAACCCAGCGTTTTTCAAAAGAATTTATTAGGGGTGCCCATGTAAATTTGTATAACGCAGAATCTCTTAAGGAAGCAATGAACCGTTTTTTTCATAATGTATTTATCTTCAGCATGAATGATGAAATGATTCACACTGGTTATTGGCCAATGGCTCATTGTTATGTAGCCTTAGGGTGCTATAAGAAGTAA
- a CDS encoding glycosyltransferase family 39 protein: MKDRIYSLLFLLTALFSFFLIFQTLKSVKFYPQADEGYYFKYASYIAENGVSGFSAICKWYIENKDKWLQGPDPLRIGSILLGALFIKIWGANFLSLSYLSLLSFFFLLLFWFYFISKYFDYKTAFFSSLLLAFSPLDMGMARRALTDSLTALFSILSIFLFFDYLEAKGKIRYILFILTYSLCILIKQISFFLVFPFFLWLCIHWLSSRIFRLKEFLLLIIPPFIVFLVWIGIAGFFYTIELIKIYLVYPNPNPSYGILLCSGPWFKPFLDLLLLSPIVTILFLGYIISFKFFKFTKEELYLLVITISSLFLIYYFQKIIRYVMFLDAPIRLFSLLMLKKFFEGKFFILLLLIIAIIGILDLLSFYHLFVICGIYDPISLWLLKARRLIP, from the coding sequence TTGAAAGATAGAATATATAGCCTCCTTTTTTTATTAACAGCACTTTTTTCATTCTTTCTTATCTTCCAGACCTTAAAATCTGTCAAGTTCTATCCACAGGCAGATGAGGGATATTACTTTAAATATGCATCATATATAGCAGAAAATGGGGTTTCTGGTTTTTCAGCCATTTGCAAGTGGTATATAGAAAACAAGGATAAGTGGTTGCAAGGTCCGGATCCATTGAGAATTGGAAGCATTCTTCTAGGTGCTTTATTTATAAAGATATGGGGGGCTAATTTCTTAAGCCTCTCTTATCTTTCTTTGCTTTCCTTTTTCTTTCTTTTGCTTTTTTGGTTTTATTTTATTTCAAAATACTTTGATTACAAAACCGCATTTTTCTCTTCCCTTCTCCTTGCATTTTCTCCATTGGATATGGGAATGGCTAGGAGGGCATTAACAGATAGCCTAACCGCTCTATTTTCTATATTGTCTATATTTCTATTTTTTGATTATTTAGAAGCAAAAGGTAAAATAAGATATATATTATTTATTCTTACCTACTCCTTATGCATATTGATTAAACAGATTTCTTTTTTTTTGGTATTTCCTTTTTTTCTCTGGCTTTGCATTCATTGGCTTTCATCTAGGATCTTTAGATTAAAAGAGTTCCTTTTACTTATTATCCCTCCTTTTATTGTTTTTTTAGTATGGATAGGAATAGCAGGTTTTTTTTACACCATAGAGCTTATAAAGATTTATCTGGTTTATCCAAATCCAAATCCATCATACGGGATTCTTTTGTGTTCAGGACCATGGTTTAAACCATTCCTTGACCTTCTTCTTCTCTCCCCAATTGTAACCATTCTTTTCCTTGGTTATATTATCTCTTTCAAGTTTTTCAAGTTTACAAAGGAGGAACTCTACCTTTTGGTAATAACAATTAGCTCCCTTTTTCTAATTTATTACTTCCAAAAAATTATAAGATATGTTATGTTTTTGGATGCACCAATAAGGCTATTTTCTCTCTTAATGCTTAAAAAATTTTTTGAAGGAAAATTCTTTATTTTGCTTTTGCTTATAATAGCCATAATAGGCATTTTAGACCTTCTTTCTTTCTACCATCTTTTTGTTATATGTGGAATTTATGATCCAATAAGCCTTTGGCTTCTTAAAGCAAGAAGACTAATTCCTTAA
- a CDS encoding sugar nucleotide-binding protein — translation MFLIVGASGFVGNKLYIYFKNKGQDVKGTYYLKTFEDGIYLNLNEADFSRILELKNLTHIFLCNGITNIDECKINREVSYRINVINTIKLLENFIEKNVVSVYLSTDMVYKGDIKFYKESNGVSPITEYGRQKVEVENYIMKTFKRYIILRLTKIFGIEKDDKTLFTSWLELLRGKKTIFSADDVFISPIFIMDVVHSLDRLVSGRHYGIFNLGGCELLTRYELSKRLANFFGYDLSLIQRKSIKSFGFVEPRPLFSSVDSSKIIELTGTKLTPLENCFKLMVK, via the coding sequence ATGTTTTTAATTGTTGGTGCGTCTGGATTTGTTGGCAATAAATTGTATATCTATTTTAAAAATAAAGGACAAGATGTAAAAGGAACATACTATTTAAAAACATTTGAGGATGGAATATACCTTAATCTTAATGAAGCAGATTTTTCAAGGATATTAGAATTAAAGAATTTAACCCATATATTTCTTTGCAATGGAATAACCAATATTGATGAGTGCAAGATTAATAGGGAGGTATCTTACAGAATCAATGTTATAAACACAATTAAGCTTTTGGAAAATTTTATAGAGAAAAATGTTGTTTCTGTCTATTTATCAACAGATATGGTATATAAAGGGGATATAAAATTCTACAAAGAGTCTAATGGTGTATCTCCTATTACAGAATATGGGAGGCAGAAAGTAGAGGTTGAAAATTATATTATGAAAACATTCAAAAGATATATTATCCTTAGATTGACTAAGATTTTTGGTATAGAAAAGGATGATAAAACGCTTTTTACATCATGGTTAGAGCTGCTAAGGGGTAAAAAAACCATCTTTTCTGCTGATGATGTTTTTATTTCTCCTATTTTCATTATGGATGTTGTTCATTCTTTGGATAGATTAGTATCTGGAAGGCATTATGGAATCTTTAATTTAGGAGGATGTGAGCTTTTAACAAGATATGAGCTTTCAAAAAGGCTTGCAAATTTTTTTGGGTATGATTTATCCCTAATTCAGAGGAAATCCATCAAGAGCTTTGGCTTTGTAGAACCAAGACCTTTATTTAGTAGTGTTGATTCTTCAAAGATAATAGAGCTAACCGGGACAAAACTAACCCCCCTTGAAAATTGTTTTAAGTTAATGGTGAAATAA